A region of Veillonellaceae bacterium DNA encodes the following proteins:
- a CDS encoding DUF6020 family protein translates to MPYLTIHGRLGKASLFGGIPLGIAIWYTIKIFRMDDQEMLRSALDPVLSLSDIPFLILFAFIGFALMQSLVQLLLCVRILPHKRLGRKWFPVLAVAMFLYDLIFLLAFYPAPGMNDTVFMMDNPKYAGVQFPWLYSFIYGYGAEAARKLFGTREVSIFILSCLQLAVISAVLTRFSFWVKEHVDENAGYILYLYFLLFPMSGNYAIAAVRDGLFSAALLVWMWLFITERKEKWEKGRYILLAAAVLGLMLLRSNGAAACVLMSAFLMYHNPSWKKIMAVILCCLVISIAPGRMILHEMNEEPLFQESMGIPLQQMGRVLALDGSRSESTVLLMDHLLSEESWKNDYQPYTVGRLRQVE, encoded by the coding sequence ATGCCTTATCTGACAATTCATGGAAGACTGGGAAAGGCCAGCCTCTTTGGCGGGATTCCGCTGGGGATTGCCATCTGGTATACGATTAAGATTTTCCGGATGGATGATCAGGAAATGCTGCGCTCTGCTCTTGATCCGGTGCTGTCACTGTCAGATATCCCGTTCCTTATTCTCTTTGCTTTCATTGGCTTTGCATTGATGCAGAGTCTTGTGCAGCTTCTTCTTTGCGTAAGGATACTGCCGCATAAAAGACTGGGGCGGAAATGGTTCCCTGTTCTTGCCGTCGCTATGTTTCTTTATGATTTGATCTTTCTTCTTGCCTTTTATCCGGCGCCCGGGATGAATGATACGGTATTCATGATGGATAATCCGAAATACGCGGGTGTCCAGTTTCCATGGCTTTATTCCTTTATTTACGGGTATGGAGCGGAAGCAGCAAGAAAGTTATTCGGCACGCGGGAAGTATCCATCTTTATCCTTTCCTGTCTGCAGCTCGCTGTCATCTCAGCCGTGCTTACAAGGTTTTCCTTCTGGGTGAAGGAGCATGTGGATGAAAATGCGGGGTACATTCTTTACCTGTACTTCCTTCTCTTTCCGATGTCAGGAAATTATGCCATCGCAGCTGTCAGGGACGGGCTTTTTTCTGCCGCCCTTTTAGTATGGATGTGGCTTTTTATCACGGAAAGGAAAGAGAAATGGGAGAAGGGCAGGTATATTCTTCTGGCAGCAGCCGTGCTCGGCCTTATGCTCCTTCGAAGCAATGGCGCCGCTGCCTGCGTTCTTATGTCGGCCTTTCTCATGTATCACAATCCGTCGTGGAAAAAGATTATGGCTGTTATTCTTTGCTGCCTGGTCATTTCAATTGCTCCCGGCCGCATGATTCTCCATGAAATGAATGAGGAGCCTCTTTTTCAGGAAAGCATGGGAATCCCTCTGCAGCAGATGGGAAGAGTGCTTGCGCTTGATGGCAGCCGGAGTGAGAGCACAGTTCTTCTGATGGACCATCTTCTTTCTGAAGAAAGCTGGAAAAATGATTACCAGCCATATACGGTCGGTCGATTACGTCAAGTGGAATGA
- a CDS encoding glycosyltransferase family 39 protein encodes MSHFHFTLQGRLGKGSILLGLPMGFCLWYTLKIADMDRNGFLTIPGHPIFESSDICFVILCAGISILVIQTLALFLLNHESDGIPGTGRNWGFCAGLMFLYQLLFLLAFYPAPGMNDTFNMAKYSAEAIIQFPWFPSLLYGIGNQWSERLWGSGEPSFFLISVLQLVIYSLTLTKICFWIREHIDKRSGMLLYLYFLLCPIVGNYAIAAVRDGIFSLSILLWMWLIFIALERGQWGKKEYMLFIAASMGLMLLRSNGTAVSLCMTVLVCCFVRKWKKIMLTGLVCAAIAIIPGRIILGNMGLEPLFQEGVGVPLQQAGRVIATEGQMSQESRDFMNKLLPYDEWKKEYRPYTVDFVKGSPEFNRYWMNTSKQEFIENWISMGIQNPRTYIEGWFLETYTLWAVFPRGYSPQSRFGWAMTDENVNGMQSDDNDKLAVGDFPMPEPVKYFLAKFQYEGSVFFGSGFCLWATIILCFSFFVAHRERIIWTAAPLFINTATLLVSTPACFAFRYSFAYVLGIPFLLVLLLCGKRLIAQQVKN; translated from the coding sequence ATGAGCCATTTCCATTTCACACTGCAGGGAAGGCTGGGAAAAGGAAGCATTCTTCTCGGTCTCCCCATGGGTTTCTGCCTGTGGTATACGTTAAAAATTGCAGATATGGACAGGAATGGTTTTCTGACGATTCCCGGGCATCCGATTTTTGAATCAAGTGATATCTGCTTTGTAATTTTATGTGCCGGGATTTCAATTCTGGTCATCCAAACGCTGGCGTTATTCCTGCTGAATCATGAATCGGACGGAATACCCGGGACAGGAAGAAACTGGGGGTTCTGTGCCGGCCTCATGTTTTTGTATCAGCTTTTATTTCTGCTGGCATTTTATCCTGCACCGGGCATGAATGATACTTTCAATATGGCGAAATATTCTGCAGAGGCAATTATTCAGTTCCCGTGGTTTCCGTCATTATTGTATGGGATAGGAAACCAATGGTCTGAAAGATTGTGGGGATCGGGTGAACCCAGTTTCTTTCTTATTTCCGTTTTACAGCTTGTAATTTATTCCCTCACTCTGACTAAAATTTGCTTTTGGATACGAGAGCATATTGATAAACGGAGCGGCATGCTTCTATATTTGTACTTCCTGCTTTGCCCGATTGTTGGAAATTATGCGATCGCGGCAGTAAGAGATGGTATTTTTTCTCTCTCAATACTCCTCTGGATGTGGTTGATATTTATTGCTTTGGAAAGAGGGCAGTGGGGAAAGAAAGAATATATGCTGTTTATAGCAGCATCCATGGGATTAATGCTTCTAAGAAGCAATGGGACAGCAGTTTCTCTTTGCATGACGGTCCTTGTTTGCTGCTTTGTTAGGAAGTGGAAGAAAATTATGTTAACCGGACTTGTTTGCGCGGCTATTGCCATTATTCCGGGACGTATCATACTGGGGAATATGGGATTGGAACCTCTCTTCCAGGAAGGAGTGGGGGTGCCGCTGCAGCAAGCAGGGCGGGTCATTGCGACGGAAGGGCAAATGAGTCAGGAATCGAGAGATTTTATGAATAAGCTGCTGCCCTATGATGAATGGAAGAAAGAATATCGCCCTTATACAGTCGATTTCGTCAAAGGGAGTCCGGAATTCAACCGATACTGGATGAATACGAGCAAACAGGAATTTATTGAAAACTGGATTTCCATGGGGATCCAGAATCCAAGGACGTACATAGAAGGGTGGTTTCTGGAAACATACACACTTTGGGCCGTTTTCCCACGGGGATACAGCCCGCAGTCACGCTTTGGCTGGGCAATGACGGACGAAAATGTTAATGGAATGCAGTCGGATGATAATGATAAACTGGCAGTGGGGGATTTCCCGATGCCCGAACCGGTTAAATATTTCCTGGCTAAGTTCCAGTATGAAGGCAGTGTCTTTTTCGGCAGCGGGTTTTGTTTGTGGGCGACAATCATTTTGTGCTTTTCCTTCTTTGTCGCACATAGGGAGCGCATCATATGGACAGCTGCGCCTCTTTTCATCAATACGGCGACACTGCTCGTTTCGACACCTGCCTGTTTTGCGTTCCGCTATTCTTTTGCATATGTACTTGGAATTCCGTTCCTGCTGGTTTTGCTCTTATGCGGGAAAAGGTTAATTGCTCAGCAGGTAAAAAACTGA
- a CDS encoding DUF6020 family protein — MTHQGRPWLTALTGFIALLMGFCEFYTYRIGWHPYSNPWNRVRLLHVEDIPMVLAAGAATFIVLTLLLRLLEKIPPIPEKEGPGGSPLDAPFALITAFLFLAWMPFFLVFYPGTGMNDTTDIMRAGIWAAGQHTFIYCMAVYGPTELSKELTGSASYGLAFISIVQMFLFACAISYTLSWVYRKTGRMWLSWGLALYYGFLPMIVNMSFSNVKDVLFSAVILLWVPLMTSFVSGYKENAWESNKYLYALAGIGMMMLRNNGIFVFIPMMLSIIVLMKHVRMKVLLTSLVMIAISITPDVVIKETLDLPQLFQERVGIPLQQYSRTVAVGAPLTKEEENYTIRMMMPEQIKTWYDPFTADLIKWNSNFDFYYFNNHPDEFWKAWKSLGERNKETYVEAWLFATYGYWAFPAPDEMTQSRFGWAFSENDLKNGLAPQHNNAYHTATILKFFDPNTQEKLGTYLWNHSRYLGAGTCLWITLCIGLLLFRRQQYTRFLVLLPSCLLWGTLMIAAPAAFVFRYVYFFPLCMPLFFLLPFLPEGRYSRMHWRADTETIPLEPMRNTIHDEKAAFPEPRDRSGDGYTHWKD; from the coding sequence ATGACTCATCAGGGAAGACCATGGCTGACGGCACTGACAGGATTTATTGCGCTGCTCATGGGCTTTTGTGAGTTTTACACATACAGAATCGGCTGGCACCCTTATTCCAATCCATGGAACAGGGTAAGGCTGCTTCATGTTGAAGATATACCTATGGTTCTGGCGGCAGGAGCCGCCACTTTCATCGTACTTACGCTGCTTCTTCGACTGCTTGAGAAAATTCCTCCGATTCCGGAAAAGGAAGGACCTGGAGGAAGTCCGCTCGATGCGCCTTTTGCGCTGATTACAGCATTTCTTTTTCTGGCATGGATGCCCTTCTTTCTCGTATTTTATCCGGGAACAGGAATGAATGATACGACAGATATCATGAGAGCGGGCATTTGGGCGGCCGGGCAGCATACATTTATTTACTGCATGGCCGTTTACGGGCCGACGGAGCTTTCCAAAGAACTGACGGGAAGTGCATCTTACGGACTTGCGTTCATATCCATTGTGCAGATGTTTCTTTTTGCCTGCGCTATTTCCTATACACTCTCCTGGGTGTACAGAAAGACCGGCCGCATGTGGCTTTCCTGGGGACTGGCGCTCTATTACGGGTTCCTTCCTATGATTGTCAATATGTCATTTTCCAACGTGAAGGATGTCCTTTTTTCCGCAGTGATTCTTCTCTGGGTTCCGCTTATGACATCTTTTGTATCCGGATACAAGGAAAATGCGTGGGAATCGAACAAATATCTTTATGCGCTTGCCGGCATTGGGATGATGATGCTCCGGAATAATGGCATTTTCGTCTTTATTCCCATGATGCTGAGTATTATCGTCCTGATGAAGCATGTACGCATGAAAGTCCTTCTTACATCTCTTGTTATGATTGCTATTTCCATTACTCCGGATGTCGTCATTAAAGAGACACTGGATCTCCCGCAGCTCTTCCAGGAAAGGGTGGGGATTCCGCTGCAGCAGTATTCAAGAACCGTGGCAGTGGGGGCACCTTTGACGAAGGAGGAAGAAAATTACACGATCCGTATGATGATGCCTGAACAGATCAAAACCTGGTACGACCCGTTTACGGCAGATCTGATCAAATGGAACAGTAATTTCGATTTTTATTACTTCAATAATCACCCGGATGAATTCTGGAAAGCGTGGAAATCACTAGGAGAGAGAAATAAGGAAACATATGTAGAGGCATGGCTTTTTGCTACATACGGGTACTGGGCATTTCCGGCGCCTGACGAAATGACGCAGTCGAGATTCGGATGGGCTTTCTCAGAGAATGATCTGAAGAACGGCCTTGCTCCGCAGCATAATAATGCCTATCATACAGCAACCATCCTGAAATTCTTTGATCCCAATACGCAGGAAAAACTGGGCACGTACTTGTGGAATCACAGCCGCTATCTTGGAGCGGGTACCTGTCTGTGGATTACCCTTTGCATAGGACTTCTTCTTTTCAGAAGACAGCAGTACACGAGATTCCTTGTGCTTCTTCCGTCCTGTCTTCTCTGGGGGACGCTGATGATTGCTGCGCCGGCCGCCTTTGTTTTCCGTTACGTATACTTCTTCCCTCTTTGCATGCCGCTTTTCTTCTTGCTGCCGTTCCTTCCTGAAGGCCGCTACAGCAGGATGCACTGGAGGGCAGACACGGAAACCATTCCGCTGGAACCAATGAGAAATACCATTCATGATGAGAAAGCAGCATTTCCCGAACCGAGGGACAGAAGCGGTGATGGGTATACGCACTGGAAAGATTAG
- a CDS encoding uroporphyrinogen decarboxylase, whose translation MMNREERVRAALASKDVDRVPVAAWMHLSQFDQDPISLAEAEVELTEKYDFDYIKMMPFGLYSTQDFGNQLTIYCDPYEEPIVKRFAIQSPADYDALRAIPAIQGTYGKQIEFARELIRRRSPGTPCIQTIFSPFSTLKKMAGDRLLKDMISYPEAVHHALAAITATTLDFVSYNIDAGVDGFFFATQNAVRTMMSPDQFQEFGAFYDLQVIKSYAKKTWFNAIHIHGEDIYFNEVASYPVNAINWHDRHTWPTLKEARNLTDKCLMAGIKSAPYFVDGVLQYDDIVLDGTPEEITAHVKDAIEQVDGRGLILGPGCVVNPKASEENLRALRKATEL comes from the coding sequence ATGATGAATAGAGAAGAAAGAGTAAGAGCCGCTCTGGCTTCCAAAGATGTAGACCGTGTTCCGGTCGCTGCCTGGATGCATCTTTCCCAGTTTGATCAGGACCCGATCTCTCTGGCAGAAGCAGAAGTTGAGCTGACAGAAAAATATGATTTCGATTACATCAAAATGATGCCTTTTGGATTGTACAGCACACAGGACTTTGGCAATCAGCTGACAATCTACTGTGATCCTTATGAAGAACCAATCGTTAAAAGATTTGCCATCCAGAGCCCCGCTGACTATGATGCATTAAGAGCGATTCCTGCCATTCAGGGCACATATGGCAAACAGATCGAATTTGCAAGGGAACTGATCCGCCGCCGCAGTCCGGGCACCCCATGCATCCAGACAATCTTCAGTCCATTCTCCACCTTGAAGAAAATGGCCGGCGACCGCCTGCTGAAAGATATGATTTCCTATCCTGAAGCTGTTCATCATGCACTGGCTGCCATCACTGCAACCACACTGGACTTTGTCAGCTACAATATCGATGCCGGTGTCGATGGCTTCTTCTTTGCCACACAGAATGCCGTCCGCACGATGATGTCACCTGATCAATTCCAGGAATTCGGCGCATTCTATGACCTGCAGGTCATCAAATCCTATGCAAAGAAAACCTGGTTCAATGCTATTCATATCCATGGCGAAGACATTTACTTCAATGAAGTCGCCTCCTATCCGGTCAATGCTATCAACTGGCATGACCGCCACACCTGGCCGACACTGAAAGAAGCCAGAAATCTGACTGACAAATGCCTCATGGCAGGCATTAAATCTGCTCCTTACTTCGTAGATGGAGTTCTCCAGTATGATGATATCGTTCTCGATGGAACCCCGGAAGAGATTACCGCGCATGTCAAGGATGCGATTGAACAGGTGGATGGCAGAGGCTTGATCTTAGGACCTGGCTGCGTCGTCAATCCAAAAGCTTCCGAAGAAAACCTCCGCGCTCTCCGCAAGGCAACTGAACTTTAA